One Nocardiopsis gilva YIM 90087 genomic window, GTGCGAGCGCGGCATCCGCACCTTCGAGAAGGCCACCCGCAACACCCTGGACATCGCGGCCGTGCCCGTGGCCCAGAACCTCTCCCACCTGCCGGTGATCGTCGACCCGTCGCACTCCGGCGGCAAGCGCGACCTGGTGCTGCCGCTGTCGCGCGCGGCGATCGGGGTCGGTGCCGACGGTGTCATCGTCGACGTCCACCCGACGCCCGAGACCGCGCTGTGCGACGGCCCGCAGGCCCTGGTCGGCGACGACATCCAGGAGCTGGCCGACGCCGTGTCGAGCATGTCGAAGCTGCTCGGCCGCACCCTGGCCACCGCCCCGGAACCGGAACGGGCGGCGCAGACGGTCGGCGTCTGAACGGAGCGCGCGAGGGCCCGCGGCGACGCTGTCGCGCGGGTCCTCGCTCTTTGCTCTTTCTCCCCGTCTCCGCGGTCCAGGCTGGCCGCCCCCACCTCCGTTGATCTTGGCGATATCGGGGTTTCAGCGGCGGTTTTTACCCCGATATCCCCGAGATCAACGGAGACAGGAAGGGACGTCGAACGCCGAGCGTTGGACGGCGGGGCTACAGCTTGGCCATCTCCTCGCCGAGGAAGCTCGGCCGGTGCAGCTGGGCGGTCGTCACCAGGTGCTCGGCCAGCTCCTCGGCGTCCAGGCGCTTCTCGATCTGGCGCAGGTCGGCGACCTTCGCGGCGGTCTCGACCTGGCGCGGGGTGAGGAGCGTGCAGCAGTCCTCGTCCGGCAGCTCGGAGATGCTCAGCGTGCCGATGCGGCGCGCCTGGTCCATGATCTCGGTCTTGTCCATGCCGATCAGCGGGCGCAGGATCGGCAGGTCCACGGCGTCGTCGAGCGCGGTGATGTTGGTCATTGTCTGGCTGGCGACCTGGCCGAGCGCGTCGCCGGTGATGAGGGCCTCGGCGCCCAGGTTGTCGGCGAGCGCCTCGGCCGTCTTGAGCATCAGCCGACGCTGCGCCACGATCTGCAGCCGCTCGATTCCCGAGGTCTTGAGCTGCTGCTGGGCCTTGCCGAAGGGCACGACGAACAGCCGCGAGCCGACCTGGAACCGGTCGAGCTGGCGCACCAGGCTGTAGGCCTTGTAGATGGACTCCGGGCCGGTGAACGGCATGCCGGAGAAGTGCAGGAAGTCGACCTTCAGGCCGCGGCGCATCATCCGGTGCGCCGCGACGGGGGAGTCGATGCCCCCGGACATCAGCACCAGGCCGCGCCCGCTCATGCCCGCCGGCAGGCCGCCCTGGCCGGGGATGCCGTCGGTGTAGACGAACACCTCGTCCCGGTCGACCTCGATGTTGACGGTGTTGTCGGGGCGCTTGAGGTTGACCGGGAGCCCGTGGGCCTCCTTGACCTTGGCGCCGACGTACCCGGCCAGCTCGGAGGAGGTCATCGGGAAGCGCTTGTCGCGGCGCCGCGCCTTGACCGCGAACGAGCCGGTGCGGTCGGCCATGGAGCGCACGGCGAGGTCGACCACGGTGTCGAGGTCCTTGGCGACGCGGCGCACCAGGTGCACCCAGACGATCCCCATGACGTTGCTCATGCGCTCGGCCAGCTCGTGGACCTGGGCGTCGGCGGCGCCGGGCATGCGGATGATGATCACGCCGGCCCCCCGCTGGGTCACCTTCAGCTCGCCGAGCCCCCGCGCGGCCGAGCGGATGTTGTTGTGCAGCCGGCGCTCGAAGAGCTTCCGGTTGCTGCCCTTGAGCACGATCTCGCCGAGCTTCATCAGCACGCACAGCTCGCCGACTCCCGACCCGGACGGGGTCGGGCCCGTGGCGTCCACGACTTCTCGCGCGTCGATCGCGGCGGAGTCGGACGTAACGGCCATGACGTGGTCTCCAAGGTGTGTGGAACAGCGGGTGGTCGAGTGGTGGAATCGGGGGCCTCGCGCATGGGGCCGCCTATTCCAGTATCGAACATTCCGGCGACCGGTCGGTACGGCGCGGTGCGGCCGAGTGTGGGGGACTGGCGCGGTCGCGCGTGCCCGCGACCGCGCCTGCGCGTCGGTCGGCACCGGAGGTTCCCCGCACGTTGAAGACCCCGCCCCCGGTGCCGGGCGGGGTCGGTCCGCTGTCCGCGTGCTATCCGAAGAAGACCTCGGCCTCGGCGTAGCGCTCCACGGGCACGGTCTTGAGCTCCTCGGTGGCCGCGGCCAGGCCCACGCGCACGATGTCGGTGGCCTGCAGGGCGACCATCTTGCCGTAGTCCTTGTCGTGGACGGCGTCGATCGCGTGGACACCGAGGCGGGTGGCGAGCACGCGGTCGAAGGAGGAGGGGGTGCCGCCCCGCTGCACATGGCCCAGGACGACCGAGCGGGCCTCCTTGCCGGTGCGCTTCTCGATCTCGGCGGCGAGCCGCTGGCCGATGCCGCCCAGGCGGACGTGGCCGAAGGCGTCGAGCTCCCCGGTGCTGAGTTCCATGTCGCCGTCCTGGGGGTGCGCGCCCTCGGCGACGACGATGATCGGCGCGTAGTCGGTCTTGAACCGGCTCTCGACGTAGGCGATGACGTCGTCGATGGCGAAGGGGCGCTCGGGGATCAGGATCACGTTGGCCCCGGCGGCCATGCCCGAGTGCAGCGCGATCCAGCCCGCGTGGCGGCCCATGACCTCGACGACCAGCGCGCGGTGGTGGGACTCGGCGGTGGTGTGCAGGCGGTCGATCGCCTCCATGGCGATGTTCACAGCCGTGTCGAAGCCGAACGTGTAGTCGGTGGCGTTGAGGTCGTTGTCGATGGTCTTGGGCACGCCGACGACGTTGACGTCCTGGTCGTGCAGCTGGCGGGCGATGCCGAGGGTGTCCTCGCCGCCGATCGCGATCAGCGCGTCCACCCCGAGCCCGGCGAGGTTGTCCTTGACCCGCTCCACGCCGTTCTCGACCTTCATCAGGTTGGTGCGCGAGGATCCGAGGATCGTTCCGCCGCGCGGCAGGATGCCCCGCACGGCCGCCCGGTCCAGCGTCATGACATCGCCTTCGAGGGGCCCGCGCCAGCCGTCGCGGAAGCCCACGAACTCGTATCCGTAGTGCTTGATGCCCTTGCGTACCACCGCGCGGATCACCGCGTTCAGTCCCGGGCAGTCGCCACCGCCGGTCAGAACCCCGACTCGCATGGGTGTACTCCTCGCTCTCGGATTCGGTTGTAGGTTACGAACGATAGAGACCGGCGTCTCCGGTCTCTTTGGACTCTTGACCGTAGGGACCACCTCCGTCAGCCTGATGCGCTGGGTGTGACCGACGTCACGGGTGGCGACCGGTTCGGGGTTGGAAAATTGTCACCTCCGGGTAAGCCCCCTGGGTGACGATGTGGCGGGGACGGTAAGGTCGGTCCGCGTTATCCATATGGTCTAGACCATAGTTGCCAGAACTGATGGAGGCCACCCGAATGTCCGTGCTCACCATCGACGCCGGAACGACCGGTGTCACCGCCCTCGTGGTCGGTGTAGACGGCACCGTCCTGGCCCGCGGGTACCAGGAGTTCGCCCAGCATTTCCCGGAGACCGGATGGGTCGAGCACGTCCCCGAGGAGATCTGGCAGGCGACCCTATCGGCCTGCCAGAGCGCGCTCGATGCCACCCCCGAGGCGCCGACCTGCATCGGCATCACCAACCAGCGCGAGACCGCCGTCCTGTGGAACCGCAAGCGCGGCAGCTCGCCGCGCCGCGCGATCGTGTGGCAGGACCGCCGCACCGCCGGGATCTGCACCGAGCTGCGCGACGCCGGGCATGAGGGACGCGTCACCGATATCACCGGGCTGCGGCTGGACCCCTACTTCACCGGCACCAAGCTGACCTGGATGAAGCGCAACGATCCGCGCGCCTGGAGCGGTGTGGAGTCCGGTGAGACCGCCATCGGCACCGTCGACTCCTACATCATCGCCCGGCTGACCGGCGGGGCGCGGCACTGCACGGACGCCTCCAACGCCTCGCGCACGCTCCTCTACGACATCCGGGCCGGCCGCTGGTCGGAGGAGATGTGCGACCTGTTCGGCGTGCCCATGTCGGCCCTCCCCGAGGTCGTCCCCTCCTACGGCGTCGTGGGCGAGTCGGTGCCCGACGAGTTCCTCGGCCTGCGGCTGCCCATCGCCGGGATCGCCGGCGACCAACAGGCCGCCATGTTCGGGCAGAACTGCTACGACCCCGGCCACTCCAAGTGCACCTACGGCACCGGGTCGTTCATCCTCGTCAACACCGGGCAGCAGGCGATCGCCCCGGAGCACGGCCTGCTCAGCACGGTGCTGTGGCAGCACCCCGACGGGAAGCTCGACTACGCGCTGGAGGGGTCGATCTTCGTGACCGGTGCGGCCGTGCAGTGGCTGCGCGACGGCCTGGGGATGATCGACACCGCCCGGCAGACCGAGGCGCTGGCGCGGACCGTCAGCGACTCCGGCGGCGTGGTGTTCGTCCCGGCACTGACGGGCATGGGCGCGCCGGACTGGGACCCCCACGCGCGCGGTTCGATCTTCGGTATCACCCGCGGCACCGGCCGCGCGCACATCGCGCGGGCCACCCTGGACGCCATCGCCTTCGAGGTCCGCGACGTCGTGGAGGCCATGGCCCGCGCCTCCGGTACCCAGCTGCCCGAACTGCGCGTGGACGGCGGTGCCTCGGGCAACAACCTGCTCTGCCAGATCCAGGCCGACCAGCTCGGCGCGCCCGTGGCCCGGCCGCAGGTGCAGGAGACCACCGCCCTGGGCGCCGCCTTCCTGGCGGGACTGGGGACGGGTGTGTGGAATTCCACCGACGAACTCAAGCACACCTGGCAGCTCGACCGCCGGTTCGATCCGGGGGCGCGTGACGAGGCGGGCTACCGTCGCTGGCGCGTCGCCGTGGAGCGCTCCAAGGGCTGGGCCGACCTCGCCTAGCGACGACGTTGTCACCGGGTCGGTTCGGCGAACCGACCCGAGGGCGGGGTGCGGCGCGGTACCGCGCCGGCGCTAGGTGTCGTCCAGCCCCTTGTCGATCGCGTAGCGGACCAGCTCGACGCGGTTGTGCAGCTGCAGCTTGTTCAGGGTGTTCTGCACGTGGTTCTGCACGGTGCGGTGGGAGACGGACAGCCGGGCCGCGATCTGCTTGTAGCCGAGCCCCTTGGCGACGAGGCGCAGCACCTCGGTCTCGCGGGGCGTGAGCCGGGGCGCGTCGGAGTCGGCCTCCGGTCGCGGCGCCGTGGCGAGCCGCCGGTACTCGCCGAGGACCAGCCCGGCCAGCCCGGGGGTGAACACGGCCTCGCCCGCGTGGACGTGGCGGACCGCGGCGATGAGCTCCTCGCGGCGCGCCGACTTCACCAGGTAGCCGGTGGCCCCGGCCTTTACCGCCTCCAGCACGTCGGCGTGCTCGCCGCTGGCCGACAGGATCAGCACGCGGGGCGGGTCCCCGGCGTCCAGCAGCTGTCGCGTGACCTCGACGCCCGATATGTCGGGGAGCTGCAGGTCGACCACGGCCACGGTGGGGCGGGTGGCCGGAACCACCCGGACCGCCGTGGCACCGTCGCCTGCGGTGGCGACGACCTCCAGCCCCGCCTCGGAGAGGTCGCGGGCGACCGCGTCCCGCCACATCGGGTGGTCGTCGACGACCATCACCCGGATCGGGTCACCGGCCATGCGGCGGCTCCGGTCGGGCCACCCGCACGACCACCGGTGAGGGCGACGAGCGCGCCGGCCGTGTGGCGGACCGCGCCTCAGTCGTCGTCATCGTCGCCGCCTTGCGGTTTCCGGGGGGCGAAGGGGCTGGTGATCAGCTCGATCTCGGTGCCCTTCTCCGCCTTGCCGCTGGGCGTGAAGGAGTCGACGCGGTTGGCGCCCAGGATGCGGGTGACCTTGACCTTGAAGCCGCGCTTCTCCAGCTTCTTCTTGGCCTTGCCCACCTTCATCCCGCGGACGTCGGGGATCTTGATCTGCTCCTTGCCGGAGGAGACGGTGATGGTGACGGTGTCGCCCGCCCCGGCGGTCGTCCCCGCCTCCGGCGACTGCTTCATCACCTCGCCCTTGGGGACGTCGTCGCTGGGCTCGGTCTTGACCTCCACCTCGAGGCCCTTGCCGTCGAGCTCGCTGCGGGCGGCGTCCTCCACCAGGCCCACGACCTTGGGCACGTCGAAGCCCTTGCTGACGGTCAGCGTGACGGTCTCCTCGCGGTCGGCGTCCGCCCCCTCCTTCGGGTCGACGGCCAGCACGGTGCCGGGCGCCTGGTCGTAGGAGTCCTTCTGCTCCACCTCGACGTCGTCGAATCCGGCGTCCTCCAGCGCCTTCGTGGCGTTGGCCTCGGTGTCGCCGACGACCGAGGGCATCTCGACGGTCCGCGGCCCCTTGGACAGGGACACGGTGACGGTCTCCTCGGGCAGGACGTTGGCGCCCACGTCGGGGTCGGTCTCGGCCACCTCGCCCTCGGCGGCCTTGTTGCTGTACACCGGGGTGTCGGAGACCTCGACCTTCAGGCCGAGGGCCCGCAGGTCGGTCGTGGCCGCGTTCTGGTCCTTGCCGACGACGTTCGGGACGGTCTCATAGCGCCCGTCCAGCACCCACCACCCGGCACCGAACAGCACCAACGCGAGCACGGCGGCGGTGGCGACCAGGAGGTACTTCTTCCAGTCCGGCCCGGGACGGTCGTCGTCATCGCCGTAGCCGTCATAGCCGCCGTAGCCGCCCGAGCCGAGGTCCACCTGGACGGTGTCGTTGCCGCCGGCCACCGGGGCGGCACCGTTCTGCTGTGCCGGTCCGTCGGCGGGCGGCCGAGTGGTGTCGATCACCGAGGTCTCGGCGAACGCGGGGGCGCCGCCGTTGTGCACCGCCATCACGGCGGAGAGGTACTGGCCGGCGTCGCCCGGGCGGTAGCGCGGGTCGCGCTCGGTGGCCTTGGTGACCAGCGTGTCGATCTCCGGGGGGATACCGGCGACGACGGTCGACGGGCGCGGCACATCGGAGTTGACGTGCTGGTAGGCGACGGCGATGGGGCTCTCGCCGGTGTGCGGCTGGGAGCCGGTGAGCAGCTCGTAGAGCATGATCCCGGCCGCGTAGACGTCGGTGCGGGTGTCGGAGGTCCCGCGCTCGATCTGCTCGGGGGCGATGTAGGCGGCGGTGCCCATGAGGGTGCCGGTCTTCGTCATCCCCTGGTGGGCGGACTCCACGGCGCGGGCCAGCCCGAAGTCGGCGACCTTGGCGCGGCCGTCGGCGGTCAGCAGGACGTTCTCCGGCTTGATGTCGCGGTGCACGAGCCCGGCCCGGTGCGCCGCTCCCAGCGCGCCCAGCACCTGGGACATCACCTGCAGCGCCTGGTCCGGGCCGAGCCTGCCGCGCTCCTCCAGGAGGTCGCGCAGCGTGCGGCCGGGGACGTACTCCATCGCCAGGAACACGTGGCCCTGGTCGGTGCCCTGGTCGAAGACCTGCACGACGTTGGGGTGGGAGAGTTTCGCCACCGAGTGCGCCTCGTTGATGAACCGGCGCACGAACTGGGGGTCCTGGGCGAGGGACGGGTGCATGACCTTGAGGGCCACGCGCCGGTCGAGGCGCTGGTCATGTGCGATGTAGACGGTGGCCATGCCACCGCCCGCGATACGCGACTCGACGAAGTAGCGACGGTCGAGTGTCGCGCCTACAAGCGGGTCCGCAGTCGTCATGTCCACGAAGGTGAGTTTACGGGTGATCCGGGCGGGGCAGGCGACGCTTCCATAGAGCGTCGTGACATCGTAATAGCCCACAGGGGTGGGAAACGGGCACAGAGGGCGCAATCGCCCCGGCCCGCCCGGGTCGGACGGGCCGGGGCGGCGACGCGGCGTCAGTCCACGGCCGGGGACGAGGCCTGGGCGTAGCGGCGCACCGGGATCCGACCGGCCAGCCGGGCGGCGCGCCCGGCCCTGATGGCGTCGCGCATCGCCGCGGCCATCCGTACCGGGTCCTGGGCACGGGTGACGGCCGTCGCGAGCATGACGGCGTCGCACCCCAGCTCCATGGCGAGCGCCGCCTCACTGGCGGTGCCGATCCCGGCGTCGATCACCACCGGCACCTGCGCCTGCTCCACGATCAGCTCGATGTTGTGCGGGTTGCGGATGCCCAGCCCCGAGCCGATCGGGGCGCCCAGCGGCATCACGGCGGCGCAGCCCAGCCCCTCCAGCCGCCGCGCGAGCACCGGATCGTCGTTGGTGTAGGGCAGCACCACGAACCCGTCGTCGACCAGCCGCTCGGCCGCGTCCAGCAGCTCCACGGGGTCGGGCAGCAGGGTGCGCTCGTCGGCCACGACCTCCAGCTTGATCCAGTTCGTCCCCAGCGCCTCGCGGGCCATCCGGGCGGTGCGCAGCGCGTCCATCGCCGTGTAACAGCCGGCGGTGTTGGGCAGCGGGCGGATGCCGTTGCTCCGCAGGATGTCCCACACCGACCCCTCGGCACCGGGGGCGACCTTGCGCATCGCGACGGTCGTCAGCTCGGTTCCGGAGGCGATCAGCGCTTCCTGGAGAACCTTCAGCGACGGCGCGCCGCCGGTACCGGCGATGAGGCGGGAACCGAACGTCTCCCCGGCGATGACCAGGGGATCGTCGGTGGCTGCGGGGTCGGTGCTGGGACGCGTGGGACCGGTGGTGCCAGTGGGATCGGCGCCGCCCTCCGCGGTCGGGGCGGGGGTACACGGGGTCGTCGGGGTTCCGGACGTCATGGGTCAGCCTCCCTGCACAGCGGTGAGCACGTCCACGCGGTCGTCCTCGGTGACGAAGGTCGCCGACCAGGTGGCCTTGGGCACGACCTCGTCGTTGACCGCCACCGCGATCCCCTCCCGCGCCGCGGTCAGGGAGCGGACGACGTCGGCCACCGTGCTGCGCGGGGCCAGGTCGCGGGGCTCGCCGTTGATGATCACGTTCACGTGTGATCTCCTTCGATGTTCGACGCCGTTCGACGTCTTCAGCGGAATTCTCTGCTCCGGGGTGCCCGGGGGCCGCGCGATCCGCACGTCCCGCGCGGGACGGGAGCGCGTTTCAGGACAGGCGCGTCGCGGCGAAGCGGCGCGCGTAGTCCGGCAGCTCTCCGGTGGTCAGTGCCTCGGCCATGGCGTCGCCGGTGGCGGGGGTGAACAGGACGCCGTGGCGGAAGTGCCCGGCGGCCAGGTGCAGACCGGGCAGGCGGGTCGGGCCGAGCAGGGGTTCGTTGTCGGGGGCGGCCGGGCGCAGCCCCACGCAGGTCTCGGCGATCTCCAGCTCGCTGATGCCCGGCACCAGCTCATGGCCGTCGCGCAGCAGCTCCCACACCCCACCGGCGGTGAGCCGGGTGTCGTCGCCCATCTCCTCCTGCGTCGCGCCCAGGACGACCTCCCCGTCGGCGCGCGGCACGAGGTAGACGGGGGAGCCCTTGACCAGGCCGCGCACGGTGCGGGAGACGATGGGCGGCTCGCCCGGCGGCATCCGCAGCCGCAGCAGCTGGCCCTTGACCGGGCGGAGGGCGGGGACCACGCCCTCGGGCAGCCCGCCGATGTCGGGCGTGTGCGTCCCGGCGGCCAGCACGACCTGATCGGCGCTCACCTCCTCGCCGGACTCCAGCACGACGCCGCGGGCGCGGTCGGCAGACACCAGCACCGCCCTGACGCGGTCGGCCACGACGCGCGCGCCGCGCCGCTCAGCGGCGGTACGCAGGGCCGCCATCAGCGCGCGCGGGTCCACGGAGTGGTCGTCGGCCACGTGGATGCCGCCGCGCACCGCCGGGGCCAGCATCGGCTCCAGGCGGCGGCACTCGCGGCCGGTGAGCCGCTCGGACTTCAGCCCGAGCCGGGTCTGCAGTTCGCCGAGCTCGGTGAGCTTGGCGAGGTCGTCGGTGTCGAACGCGATCTGCAGCGTGCCCGACGCCCGGTAGGCCGTCGGCTGCCCGCTCTCGTCCTCCAGCTCGGCGACGAAGGCGGGGTA contains:
- the thiI gene encoding tRNA uracil 4-sulfurtransferase ThiI, whose product is MAVTSDSAAIDAREVVDATGPTPSGSGVGELCVLMKLGEIVLKGSNRKLFERRLHNNIRSAARGLGELKVTQRGAGVIIIRMPGAADAQVHELAERMSNVMGIVWVHLVRRVAKDLDTVVDLAVRSMADRTGSFAVKARRRDKRFPMTSSELAGYVGAKVKEAHGLPVNLKRPDNTVNIEVDRDEVFVYTDGIPGQGGLPAGMSGRGLVLMSGGIDSPVAAHRMMRRGLKVDFLHFSGMPFTGPESIYKAYSLVRQLDRFQVGSRLFVVPFGKAQQQLKTSGIERLQIVAQRRLMLKTAEALADNLGAEALITGDALGQVASQTMTNITALDDAVDLPILRPLIGMDKTEIMDQARRIGTLSISELPDEDCCTLLTPRQVETAAKVADLRQIEKRLDAEELAEHLVTTAQLHRPSFLGEEMAKL
- a CDS encoding 6-phosphofructokinase, producing MRVGVLTGGGDCPGLNAVIRAVVRKGIKHYGYEFVGFRDGWRGPLEGDVMTLDRAAVRGILPRGGTILGSSRTNLMKVENGVERVKDNLAGLGVDALIAIGGEDTLGIARQLHDQDVNVVGVPKTIDNDLNATDYTFGFDTAVNIAMEAIDRLHTTAESHHRALVVEVMGRHAGWIALHSGMAAGANVILIPERPFAIDDVIAYVESRFKTDYAPIIVVAEGAHPQDGDMELSTGELDAFGHVRLGGIGQRLAAEIEKRTGKEARSVVLGHVQRGGTPSSFDRVLATRLGVHAIDAVHDKDYGKMVALQATDIVRVGLAAATEELKTVPVERYAEAEVFFG
- the glpK gene encoding glycerol kinase GlpK encodes the protein MSVLTIDAGTTGVTALVVGVDGTVLARGYQEFAQHFPETGWVEHVPEEIWQATLSACQSALDATPEAPTCIGITNQRETAVLWNRKRGSSPRRAIVWQDRRTAGICTELRDAGHEGRVTDITGLRLDPYFTGTKLTWMKRNDPRAWSGVESGETAIGTVDSYIIARLTGGARHCTDASNASRTLLYDIRAGRWSEEMCDLFGVPMSALPEVVPSYGVVGESVPDEFLGLRLPIAGIAGDQQAAMFGQNCYDPGHSKCTYGTGSFILVNTGQQAIAPEHGLLSTVLWQHPDGKLDYALEGSIFVTGAAVQWLRDGLGMIDTARQTEALARTVSDSGGVVFVPALTGMGAPDWDPHARGSIFGITRGTGRAHIARATLDAIAFEVRDVVEAMARASGTQLPELRVDGGASGNNLLCQIQADQLGAPVARPQVQETTALGAAFLAGLGTGVWNSTDELKHTWQLDRRFDPGARDEAGYRRWRVAVERSKGWADLA
- a CDS encoding response regulator, which encodes MAGDPIRVMVVDDHPMWRDAVARDLSEAGLEVVATAGDGATAVRVVPATRPTVAVVDLQLPDISGVEVTRQLLDAGDPPRVLILSASGEHADVLEAVKAGATGYLVKSARREELIAAVRHVHAGEAVFTPGLAGLVLGEYRRLATAPRPEADSDAPRLTPRETEVLRLVAKGLGYKQIAARLSVSHRTVQNHVQNTLNKLQLHNRVELVRYAIDKGLDDT
- the pknB gene encoding Stk1 family PASTA domain-containing Ser/Thr kinase, whose product is MDMTTADPLVGATLDRRYFVESRIAGGGMATVYIAHDQRLDRRVALKVMHPSLAQDPQFVRRFINEAHSVAKLSHPNVVQVFDQGTDQGHVFLAMEYVPGRTLRDLLEERGRLGPDQALQVMSQVLGALGAAHRAGLVHRDIKPENVLLTADGRAKVADFGLARAVESAHQGMTKTGTLMGTAAYIAPEQIERGTSDTRTDVYAAGIMLYELLTGSQPHTGESPIAVAYQHVNSDVPRPSTVVAGIPPEIDTLVTKATERDPRYRPGDAGQYLSAVMAVHNGGAPAFAETSVIDTTRPPADGPAQQNGAAPVAGGNDTVQVDLGSGGYGGYDGYGDDDDRPGPDWKKYLLVATAAVLALVLFGAGWWVLDGRYETVPNVVGKDQNAATTDLRALGLKVEVSDTPVYSNKAAEGEVAETDPDVGANVLPEETVTVSLSKGPRTVEMPSVVGDTEANATKALEDAGFDDVEVEQKDSYDQAPGTVLAVDPKEGADADREETVTLTVSKGFDVPKVVGLVEDAARSELDGKGLEVEVKTEPSDDVPKGEVMKQSPEAGTTAGAGDTVTITVSSGKEQIKIPDVRGMKVGKAKKKLEKRGFKVKVTRILGANRVDSFTPSGKAEKGTEIELITSPFAPRKPQGGDDDDD
- a CDS encoding thiazole synthase; protein product: MTSGTPTTPCTPAPTAEGGADPTGTTGPTRPSTDPAATDDPLVIAGETFGSRLIAGTGGAPSLKVLQEALIASGTELTTVAMRKVAPGAEGSVWDILRSNGIRPLPNTAGCYTAMDALRTARMAREALGTNWIKLEVVADERTLLPDPVELLDAAERLVDDGFVVLPYTNDDPVLARRLEGLGCAAVMPLGAPIGSGLGIRNPHNIELIVEQAQVPVVIDAGIGTASEAALAMELGCDAVMLATAVTRAQDPVRMAAAMRDAIRAGRAARLAGRIPVRRYAQASSPAVD
- the thiS gene encoding sulfur carrier protein ThiS; translation: MNVIINGEPRDLAPRSTVADVVRSLTAAREGIAVAVNDEVVPKATWSATFVTEDDRVDVLTAVQGG
- the thiO gene encoding glycine oxidase ThiO, whose amino-acid sequence is MTVRGHPWSTSDVVVVGDGLIGLVTAWRAAQRGLRTTIVGRSRPFPASGVAAGMLTPATEAMFGEEPLMRFGALSRDRYPAFVAELEDESGQPTAYRASGTLQIAFDTDDLAKLTELGELQTRLGLKSERLTGRECRRLEPMLAPAVRGGIHVADDHSVDPRALMAALRTAAERRGARVVADRVRAVLVSADRARGVVLESGEEVSADQVVLAAGTHTPDIGGLPEGVVPALRPVKGQLLRLRMPPGEPPIVSRTVRGLVKGSPVYLVPRADGEVVLGATQEEMGDDTRLTAGGVWELLRDGHELVPGISELEIAETCVGLRPAAPDNEPLLGPTRLPGLHLAAGHFRHGVLFTPATGDAMAEALTTGELPDYARRFAATRLS